A genomic stretch from Blastocatellia bacterium includes:
- a CDS encoding glycoside hydrolase domain-containing protein — translation MSFFLGFDRSEYPGDDFMRSLKSQSQVSWTGFYLAPAPSHSDTSWMQNRAFLQDLGFGFAPIYVGQQQLPGPGSHVLTTVQGQSDAGEAVDLAQQAGFPRSSVLYLDIECGPPATDKLFDYYVAWVQGIIDNGYSPGVYCSHLLAAEFLARDDRPVPWIFHLKFPNGHTFAPPLPMIDPAQSTFNGASMMQYAQNGKLVLDSTSIRPVDLNSGLVEDPSIKKYAGRI, via the coding sequence ATGAGTTTCTTCTTAGGATTCGATAGATCAGAGTATCCAGGCGATGATTTCATGCGATCCTTGAAATCGCAGTCGCAAGTATCATGGACGGGCTTCTATCTTGCGCCAGCGCCATCGCATTCCGACACTAGCTGGATGCAAAACCGCGCCTTCTTGCAGGATCTCGGTTTTGGCTTCGCCCCAATCTATGTTGGTCAGCAGCAACTCCCAGGTCCGGGATCACATGTCCTCACGACTGTTCAGGGACAAAGCGATGCCGGAGAGGCGGTCGATTTGGCTCAGCAGGCTGGCTTCCCACGATCATCCGTATTGTATCTGGATATTGAGTGCGGCCCGCCAGCGACGGATAAGCTCTTTGACTACTACGTAGCGTGGGTGCAGGGCATAATCGACAACGGATATTCACCGGGAGTGTACTGCTCACATTTACTGGCGGCTGAATTTCTGGCAAGAGACGACCGGCCAGTCCCTTGGATATTTCATCTGAAATTTCCCAATGGGCATACCTTTGCACCACCGTTGCCCATGATCGATCCAGCACAATCAACCTTCAACGGGGCAAGCATGATGCAGTACGCCCAGAATGGAAAGCTGGTACTGGACAGTACAAGCATCAGGCCTGTTGATCTTAATAGTGGGCTTGTAGAAGACCCCTCTATAAAAAAATACGCAGGGAGGATAT